A stretch of bacterium DNA encodes these proteins:
- a CDS encoding exopolysaccharide biosynthesis polyprenyl glycosylphosphotransferase, with translation MSPENFYGSDADFAAFVARAGTPDRRPGLVYRFVKRVFDLVASCGGLLLILPLFPFIVALIRLETRGPIFFRQERVGYRGRVFPCYKFRSMAVDAEARKDELSHLNEASGAAFKIKDDPRITRVGRFLRRSSLDEFPQLLNVLRGEMSIVGPRPQIPSEVAEYTPEQAARLLVKPGLTCLWQVSGRSHLEFEEWMRLDREYVANASLAFDLGILARTLPAVIERKGAY, from the coding sequence ATGAGTCCTGAGAACTTCTACGGTTCGGACGCGGATTTCGCGGCCTTCGTGGCCCGGGCCGGGACGCCGGACCGGCGCCCCGGCCTCGTCTACCGCTTCGTCAAGCGGGTCTTCGACCTGGTGGCGTCGTGCGGGGGCCTGCTGCTCATCCTGCCGCTCTTCCCCTTCATCGTGGCGCTCATCCGGCTCGAGACGCGGGGACCGATCTTCTTCCGGCAGGAGCGGGTCGGCTACCGCGGACGCGTCTTCCCCTGCTACAAGTTCCGCTCCATGGCCGTCGACGCCGAGGCGCGCAAGGACGAACTCTCCCACCTGAACGAAGCCTCCGGTGCGGCCTTCAAGATCAAGGACGACCCCCGCATCACGCGCGTGGGCCGCTTCCTGCGCCGCAGCAGCCTCGATGAGTTTCCGCAGCTGCTGAATGTCCTGCGGGGCGAGATGTCCATCGTCGGGCCGCGTCCGCAGATCCCGTCCGAGGTGGCGGAGTACACGCCGGAGCAGGCGGCCCGGCTGCTGGTCAAACCCGGCCTGACCTGCCTGTGGCAGGTCTCGGGGCGCAGCCACCTGGAATTCGAGGAGTGGATGCGTCTGGACCGGGAGTACGTGGCGAACGCCAGCCTGGCCTTCGACCTCGGGATCCTCGCCCGCACGTTGCCGGCGGTGATCGAACGGAAGGGGGCGTATTGA
- the acpS gene encoding holo-ACP synthase, with amino-acid sequence MSVIGLGTDIVAVARMAALLDRHGERFLARCFSPEERERIAAAPPAERPAVAAARWAAKEAFLKALGGPIGHIGYRQVAVGSDLDGAPRLVLDGAAADALGHRGGRHALVSLSHEREYAVATVIIAG; translated from the coding sequence TTGAGCGTCATCGGCCTGGGCACCGACATCGTCGCCGTGGCGCGCATGGCCGCTCTCCTCGACCGGCACGGGGAGCGCTTTCTCGCGCGCTGCTTCAGCCCCGAGGAGCGGGAACGCATTGCGGCCGCACCGCCGGCGGAGCGCCCCGCCGTGGCGGCGGCCCGCTGGGCCGCGAAGGAGGCCTTCCTCAAGGCTCTCGGCGGCCCCATCGGGCACATCGGCTACCGCCAGGTGGCCGTCGGCAGCGACCTCGACGGCGCGCCCCGGCTCGTCCTCGACGGGGCGGCCGCCGACGCCCTCGGCCACCGCGGCGGGCGCCACGCGCTGGTTTCGCTCAGCCATGAGCGCGAGTACGCCGTGGCCACCGTGATCATCGCCGGCTGA
- a CDS encoding glycosyltransferase family 39 protein: MNDIPARRSWVPRADWLDRREAAPAGVGGRVVWVLTLVGALLRILFVTRPSVWVDEMLTWRAVHPAAGYGFVEQFLDTIQGPLYLAAVWPLTHARDTELMLRLPALLAGIVAVPLFGLLAGRVLAPRGARLALLLFALNPFLVWYSQEGRGYSFLLLFAVLTGWAYLELVRRGPVPGAVVGFGLAGAAMVLSNLSGVFLLAAMGLSLLTLHRPATGRAWGGWIFAFALAVLLSAPWLLKAAGIWAIDRVVPGAETGAALRGETTFSPLAVPYAFFTFLFGYSLGPSLRELHQPDRLAVLMGYAPVLGAAGVAAAVAVGAGLGDRERRRTVLLALWIAVPVAVLILLAVRNVKPWNPRYVAVVVPWLLLLAGAGLARLPRRIELGVAGLLVGLTVWSLGGYYGADKYAKADVRAAVAHVAAARPASGTVLVPVVTTVYAYYDRGGHELLDSFGWPPLASPAEADRFVAAVLAGHDFCRVVLARAWHFDPQGLLPAALSRAGLLRTEATFPGVVVMTWERRSNRIGDHES; encoded by the coding sequence ATGAACGACATCCCCGCGCGCCGGTCCTGGGTTCCCCGGGCCGACTGGCTCGACCGGCGCGAAGCCGCGCCGGCGGGTGTCGGTGGCCGCGTCGTCTGGGTGCTGACCCTGGTCGGAGCGCTGCTGCGGATCCTCTTCGTGACGCGGCCGTCGGTGTGGGTCGACGAGATGCTCACCTGGCGCGCGGTGCATCCGGCGGCGGGCTACGGCTTCGTCGAACAGTTCCTCGACACGATCCAGGGTCCGCTCTACCTGGCGGCGGTGTGGCCCCTGACCCACGCCCGGGACACCGAACTCATGCTGCGGCTGCCGGCGCTGCTGGCCGGCATCGTGGCCGTGCCGCTCTTCGGACTGCTGGCCGGCCGCGTGCTCGCCCCGCGGGGCGCCCGTCTGGCGCTGCTGCTCTTCGCGCTGAATCCGTTCCTGGTCTGGTACAGCCAGGAAGGCCGGGGCTACTCCTTCCTGCTCCTGTTCGCGGTGCTCACCGGCTGGGCCTACCTCGAACTCGTGCGCCGCGGCCCGGTGCCGGGGGCGGTCGTGGGCTTCGGACTGGCGGGGGCGGCCATGGTGCTGAGCAACCTGTCGGGCGTCTTCCTGCTGGCGGCCATGGGGCTGTCGCTGCTGACGCTGCACCGACCCGCCACCGGCCGGGCCTGGGGGGGCTGGATCTTCGCCTTCGCCCTGGCGGTGCTCCTGTCGGCCCCCTGGCTCCTGAAGGCGGCGGGCATCTGGGCCATCGATCGGGTCGTGCCGGGGGCCGAGACCGGTGCCGCCCTGCGCGGCGAGACGACGTTCTCGCCGCTGGCCGTACCCTACGCCTTCTTCACGTTCCTCTTCGGCTACAGCCTCGGGCCCTCCCTGCGCGAACTGCACCAGCCCGACCGTCTGGCCGTCCTCATGGGGTACGCGCCGGTGCTCGGCGCGGCGGGCGTCGCGGCGGCGGTCGCGGTCGGGGCGGGGCTGGGCGACCGGGAACGGCGGCGTACGGTTCTGCTGGCCCTCTGGATCGCCGTGCCGGTGGCCGTGCTCATCCTTCTGGCGGTGCGCAACGTCAAACCGTGGAACCCGCGCTACGTGGCGGTCGTGGTGCCGTGGCTGCTGCTCCTGGCGGGCGCCGGCCTGGCCCGGCTGCCCCGGCGGATCGAGTTGGGGGTAGCCGGCCTGCTGGTCGGTTTGACCGTCTGGTCGCTGGGCGGCTACTATGGTGCCGACAAGTACGCCAAGGCGGACGTGCGGGCCGCGGTGGCCCACGTGGCGGCGGCCCGGCCGGCCTCCGGCACGGTGCTCGTGCCGGTGGTCACCACCGTCTACGCCTACTACGATAGGGGCGGCCACGAACTGCTGGACAGCTTCGGCTGGCCGCCGCTGGCGAGCCCGGCCGAGGCCGACCGCTTCGTGGCCGCGGTCCTGGCCGGCCACGACTTCTGCCGCGTGGTGCTGGCGCGGGCGTGGCACTTCGATCCGCAGGGGCTGCTGCCGGCGGCGCTGTCCCGGGCGGGCCTGCTGCGCACCGAGGCCACCTTCCCCGGCGTGGTGGTCATGACCTGGGAACGCCGCTCCAACCGGATCGGAGACCATGAGTCCTGA
- a CDS encoding PhzF family phenazine biosynthesis protein, with product MELEFLLIDVFTDRPFGGSRLYLFPDGHRVPEAMMQNLAMELGAGETAFIVPARSGGDDRSGLRVFTPAAEIPFAGHSVLGATFALDHLRRRDRDAGDGEPAPFTWELEAGRYLVWTRHDDGAVTYSLQQDDPVFMGQYFHRSKVARTLGLAEEEIAITGLPCEVISTGLPIHVVPLGSLEAMDAINLRRREADAIARDLGFGDLFVFTCETVAADATVHCRMFAPHFGIPEDAASGAATGALMAYLVKHRLVRAEPTVRVVVEQGLELGRPSRIVVDAEIRNGQARAIRVGGQCVLVGSGRIDIP from the coding sequence ATGGAACTGGAATTCCTGCTCATCGACGTGTTCACCGACCGCCCCTTCGGCGGCAGCCGACTCTACCTCTTCCCGGACGGCCACCGGGTCCCCGAGGCGATGATGCAGAACCTGGCCATGGAACTGGGCGCCGGCGAAACGGCGTTCATCGTGCCGGCACGCAGCGGCGGCGACGACCGCTCCGGGCTGCGCGTCTTCACGCCGGCGGCCGAGATCCCCTTCGCGGGACATTCGGTCCTCGGCGCGACGTTCGCCCTCGATCACCTCCGTCGCCGCGACCGCGACGCCGGCGACGGCGAACCGGCGCCCTTCACCTGGGAACTGGAGGCGGGGCGCTACCTGGTCTGGACGCGCCACGACGACGGGGCCGTCACCTACAGCCTCCAGCAGGACGACCCCGTGTTCATGGGGCAGTACTTCCACCGCAGCAAGGTCGCGCGCACCCTCGGTCTGGCCGAGGAGGAGATCGCCATCACGGGGCTGCCCTGCGAGGTGATCTCGACCGGTCTGCCGATCCACGTGGTGCCCCTCGGTTCCCTCGAGGCCATGGACGCCATCAACCTGCGGCGGCGCGAGGCCGACGCCATCGCCCGCGACCTCGGCTTCGGCGACCTCTTCGTCTTCACCTGCGAGACCGTCGCCGCCGACGCGACCGTGCACTGCCGCATGTTCGCCCCGCATTTCGGCATTCCCGAGGACGCGGCCAGCGGGGCCGCCACCGGGGCCCTCATGGCCTACCTCGTGAAGCATCGGCTGGTGCGCGCCGAGCCCACGGTGCGCGTCGTCGTGGAACAGGGACTCGAACTCGGCCGGCCCAGCCGCATCGTCGTCGATGCCGAGATCCGCAACGGGCAGGCACGGGCCATCCGGGTCGGCGGACAGTGCGTCCTCGTCGGCTCGGGCCGCATCGACATACCCTGA
- a CDS encoding DUF3108 domain-containing protein, translating to MTIRDQRSQRPGAAAAFVAATLLAALLAVGGPAGAADEVPAGVEPAPTVFGPGERMVYSIGYGPVNAGEGTLEVVGLTTYQGHTCYELQSTANSNRFFSSFYKVRDKIISYMDVERLYTRYFHKRLREGDYKKTVEISFDHEDEVAHYADGQKFDIASGIQDVLSAVFFVRNLDLGAGDTYSLLAHSSRKTYDLQVIVHGRETVTVEAGTFDCYVVEPVLEGEGLFKHEGKITLYVTADQHRVPVLIKTKVPVGSIDVELKEFRPGTPLRERPAFTR from the coding sequence GTGACAATCCGTGATCAGCGTTCCCAACGCCCCGGCGCCGCCGCCGCCTTCGTCGCGGCGACCCTGCTGGCCGCCCTCCTGGCGGTCGGGGGGCCGGCCGGGGCGGCCGACGAGGTCCCGGCCGGCGTCGAGCCCGCGCCGACGGTTTTCGGTCCGGGCGAGCGCATGGTGTACTCCATCGGATACGGTCCGGTGAACGCGGGCGAGGGCACCCTCGAGGTGGTCGGACTGACGACCTACCAGGGGCACACCTGCTACGAACTGCAGTCGACCGCCAACAGCAACCGGTTCTTCTCGTCCTTCTACAAGGTGCGCGACAAGATCATCAGCTACATGGATGTCGAACGGCTCTACACGCGCTATTTCCACAAGCGCCTGCGCGAAGGCGACTACAAGAAGACCGTCGAGATCTCCTTCGATCACGAGGACGAGGTCGCCCACTACGCCGACGGCCAGAAGTTCGACATCGCCAGCGGGATCCAGGACGTGCTGTCGGCTGTCTTCTTCGTGCGCAACCTCGATCTCGGTGCGGGCGACACGTACTCGCTGCTCGCGCACAGCAGCCGGAAGACCTATGATCTGCAGGTCATCGTCCACGGTCGCGAGACCGTCACGGTGGAGGCGGGCACCTTCGACTGCTACGTGGTGGAACCGGTCCTCGAGGGGGAGGGGCTCTTCAAGCACGAAGGGAAGATCACCCTCTACGTGACGGCCGACCAGCACCGCGTCCCGGTCCTGATCAAGACCAAGGTGCCCGTGGGATCCATCGACGTCGAACTGAAGGAATTCCGGCCCGGCACCCCGCTGCGGGAGCGCCCGGCCTTCACCCGCTGA